Part of the Impatiens glandulifera chromosome 8, dImpGla2.1, whole genome shotgun sequence genome is shown below.
AAATTGCCTGTTTGtttgtgtgagagagagagaggagagagagagaggagagagaggtCATCGGGAAGGTAAAAGCTTTCTTCCACAACCCATAAACAAGACTAGTAAAAACAAAACTCTCGCGTGCTGATGTGTGTTTAATTCCCCTTAAATCATCATCAccagaaagaaagaaaactaaatACACCCATTTTCCAAAGGAAATCCAGTGACAAAAGTCTTTCACACAGATCTCCTCTCATCCATCACAAATAGAACTAAATAGCTTGCCTAGGGCTGGCTAGTCTTTTTGATTCATCACACCCCATTTGATACTGTAAAGTTTTATGGGTGTGTTTGATAGACAAAAAATTTCGAGATCCATTTGATTtgtattcataaaaaaaaccaCTGACTACTCCCTCCCTCCCTCCCCAACAAGTGTTTAGGATTTTCTGTAAAAGGAGGTCTGAAAAAAAAGTAGCATAAATCTCGGGAGACCTCTCTGCACTGCATCTTTCCTCTATTATTACACACACCCttctctccttcttcttcttcaagggaaaaaaagaataaaaagaattagggttttgaagagagagagagagagataaagaaaaagaatggaCAATGGTTGTGGTGGTGGATCAGGCGGTTATGGAGACAACAATAATATGAGTGATGGAGTAAGAGGAGGGGCCGGGCCATGTCCATGTccaatgatgatgatgatgcctCCTAATTctcatcctcttcttcctccttcacctaatactaataataatattaataacactGCCACTAATACTTCTACTAATCCCAACTCTCTTTTTCTTCCTCTACCTCTTCTCCTTCCTTCAAACCCTTCACCCTGTTATCTCATGGAAGACACAAACAACCCTAATTCTGACAACGTTAAGGCTAAGATCATGTCTCATCCTCACTACCAACGTCTCTTGTCTGCCTATGCCAATTGCCAAAAGGTAACGAAAAATTCAAGACTCTTAACTTGATTTCTTTGTCATGTTGTTTTAAATGAAAGAAAAGGGTTATATGAAAGCGATGGTCTTTAACGTTTTCTTCCTACTCATGGAAATAATTTTCCCAACCTCGTATTACATTGAAGAGCTTCAAAACCCTTATCTaggaaaaaaaagaatttatgaCAATGACAGCTGactgaattttatttttgggttttcATATACATAAACAGATCGGAGCACCACCGGAAGTGGTGGCAAGGCTAGAGGAAGCATGTGGTTCTGCCGGAGGGATGGTCCGATCTGGGTCTAGCTGCATCGGGGAAGATCCGGCGCTGGATCAGTTCATGGAGGCTTATTGTGAGATGCTGACAAAGTACGAGCAAGAACTATCGAAACCCTTTAAGGAAGCTATGGTGTTTCTCTCAAGAATGGAGTGTCAATTCAAAGCCCTAACAGTTACCCCTTCAGACTCTGGTAAATTCAAAGCCCTAatatctctttctctctctatccaCATGTTTAATGATAGTTTCCTAGGTTAAAAGTTGTTGAtcatttcttaataatataa
Proteins encoded:
- the LOC124911446 gene encoding homeobox protein knotted-1-like LET6, encoding MDNGCGGGSGGYGDNNNMSDGVRGGAGPCPCPMMMMMPPNSHPLLPPSPNTNNNINNTATNTSTNPNSLFLPLPLLLPSNPSPCYLMEDTNNPNSDNVKAKIMSHPHYQRLLSAYANCQKIGAPPEVVARLEEACGSAGGMVRSGSSCIGEDPALDQFMEAYCEMLTKYEQELSKPFKEAMVFLSRMECQFKALTVTPSDSACMGGEGLERNGSSEEETDLNNNNSMIDPQAEDRELKGQLLRKYSGYLGSLKQEFMKKRKKGKLPKEARQQLLDWWSRHYKWPYPSESQKLALAESTGLDQKQINNWFINQRKRHWKPSEDMQFVVMDAGHPHYYMDNVLGNPFPMDLSPSLL